A window from Corynebacterium urogenitale encodes these proteins:
- the rplO gene encoding 50S ribosomal protein L15, whose translation MSDPIKLHDLRPSKGANQAKTRVGRGEASKGKTAGRGTKGTKARKQVSAAFEGGQMPLHMRLPKLKGFKNPAKVVFQVVNVEDLEKAFPNGGDVTVADLVAAGLVRAKQPVKVLGNGEISVKLNVTAQKFSKSAKEKIEAAGGSVTEA comes from the coding sequence ATGAGCGATCCAATCAAGCTCCACGACCTCCGTCCATCCAAGGGTGCTAACCAGGCCAAGACCCGCGTGGGTCGTGGTGAGGCATCCAAGGGTAAGACCGCCGGTCGTGGTACCAAGGGTACGAAGGCTCGCAAGCAGGTTTCTGCAGCGTTTGAGGGTGGCCAGATGCCACTACACATGCGTCTGCCAAAGCTGAAGGGCTTCAAGAACCCAGCCAAGGTTGTCTTCCAGGTTGTCAACGTTGAGGACCTCGAGAAGGCATTCCCTAACGGTGGCGACGTCACCGTTGCAGACCTTGTTGCTGCAGGCCTGGTTCGTGCAAAGCAGCCAGTGAAGGTTCTGGGCAACGGCGAGATCAGCGTCAAGCTGAACGTCACCGCTCAGAAGTTCTCCAAGTCTGCGAAGGAGAAAATTGAGGCCGCAGGTGGCTCCGTCACCGAGGCTTAA
- a CDS encoding adenylate kinase: MRLVLLGPPGAGKGTQASLLSDSLKIPHISTGDLFRANISNGTDLGKQAQEYMDAGKLVPTEVTANMVRDRLNQEDARNGFLLDGFPRTIEQAELLEKMLQDDGTSLDAVVNYVVSEDVVVDRMLARGRNDDNEETIRTRLEVYREETAPLIDHYQDILVNIDAEGTVEDISTTTLDALDK; encoded by the coding sequence ATGAGACTAGTTCTCCTCGGCCCTCCCGGTGCTGGCAAGGGTACGCAGGCTTCCCTGCTGTCCGATTCCCTGAAGATCCCGCACATCTCCACTGGTGATCTTTTCCGTGCGAACATCAGCAACGGCACCGACCTGGGCAAGCAGGCTCAGGAGTACATGGATGCCGGCAAGCTGGTGCCGACCGAGGTCACGGCGAACATGGTGCGCGATCGTCTGAACCAGGAAGACGCCCGCAATGGCTTCCTCCTCGACGGTTTTCCACGCACCATCGAGCAGGCCGAGCTGCTGGAGAAGATGCTGCAGGATGATGGCACTTCCCTGGATGCCGTGGTGAACTACGTTGTCTCCGAGGACGTCGTAGTGGATCGCATGCTCGCCCGTGGTCGCAATGACGACAACGAGGAGACCATCCGCACTCGCCTCGAGGTCTACCGTGAGGAAACCGCTCCTCTGATCGACCACTACCAGGACATCCTGGTAAACATCGACGCAGAGGGCACTGTGGAAGATATCTCCACCACCACGCTGGACGCCCTAGACAAGTAA
- the rpmD gene encoding 50S ribosomal protein L30, producing the protein MALKITQLKGTVGTKQNQRDSLRSLGLKRIGQEVVREDTPVVRGMINAVRHMVKVEEVAGE; encoded by the coding sequence ATGGCTCTGAAGATCACCCAGTTGAAGGGCACCGTCGGAACCAAGCAGAACCAGCGTGATTCGCTGCGTTCCCTCGGCCTGAAGCGCATCGGTCAGGAAGTTGTCCGTGAGGACACGCCTGTCGTCCGCGGCATGATCAATGCTGTGCGCCACATGGTCAAGGTCGAAGAAGTGGCAGGAGAGTAA
- the secY gene encoding preprotein translocase subunit SecY, with amino-acid sequence MSAIISAFKNVDLRKKILFTIAMIILYRVGAQIPTPGVDYVAITQQIKDLTSQSAVYSLINLFSGGALLQLSIFAVGIMPYITASIIVQLLTVVIPKFEQLKKEGQSGQAKMTEYTRYLTVALALLQSSGIVALADREQLLGQGIPVLKEDVGIFGLVVMVLIMTSGAVLLMWFGELITDRGVGNGMSLLITAGIATMLPAEGASIFSNSSGFVFGAVLVGVLLLVIGVVFIEQGQRRIPVQYAKRMIGRRQYGETSTYLPLKVNQAGVIPVIFASSLLTVPILITQIIQSNDPMGAQNQDNWWNRNVMTVLQDPSAWQYILIYLVLIIFFSFFYVSVQYDPNDQADNMKKYGGFIPGIRPGRPTAEYLGYVMTRLLVVGSVYLGVIAILPNILINMGVQATNAANGSMPFGGTAILILVSVSLTTVKQIESQLMQANYEGFLK; translated from the coding sequence TTGTCCGCCATAATTTCGGCGTTCAAAAACGTTGATCTCCGCAAGAAGATTCTCTTCACCATTGCGATGATCATTCTGTACCGCGTGGGCGCACAGATCCCCACGCCTGGTGTGGATTACGTTGCGATCACCCAGCAGATCAAGGACCTGACGAGCCAATCCGCCGTCTACTCCCTGATTAATCTCTTTTCCGGTGGCGCGCTGCTGCAGCTCTCCATCTTCGCGGTGGGAATTATGCCGTACATTACGGCCTCCATCATCGTGCAGTTGCTGACCGTGGTGATCCCAAAGTTCGAGCAACTGAAGAAGGAGGGCCAGTCCGGCCAAGCCAAGATGACGGAATACACCCGTTATCTGACCGTGGCCCTGGCTTTGCTCCAATCTTCCGGCATCGTCGCTCTCGCGGACCGCGAGCAGCTTCTGGGGCAGGGCATCCCGGTCCTCAAGGAGGATGTGGGTATTTTCGGCCTCGTCGTGATGGTGCTCATCATGACTTCCGGTGCCGTGCTGCTCATGTGGTTTGGTGAGCTGATTACTGACCGCGGTGTGGGTAACGGCATGTCACTGCTGATTACTGCCGGCATTGCTACGATGCTGCCCGCTGAGGGAGCCTCAATCTTCTCAAACTCCTCCGGCTTCGTCTTCGGTGCTGTGCTCGTTGGCGTTCTGCTACTGGTTATTGGCGTGGTCTTCATCGAGCAAGGACAGCGCCGTATTCCGGTGCAGTACGCCAAGCGTATGATTGGTCGCCGCCAGTACGGTGAGACATCCACGTATCTGCCGCTGAAGGTCAACCAGGCCGGCGTGATCCCAGTGATCTTTGCTTCCTCCCTGTTGACTGTTCCGATTCTCATCACTCAGATCATTCAGTCCAATGATCCGATGGGTGCGCAGAACCAAGACAACTGGTGGAACCGCAACGTCATGACCGTGCTGCAAGATCCTTCGGCATGGCAGTACATTCTCATCTACCTGGTTCTGATCATTTTCTTTTCCTTCTTCTACGTCTCGGTCCAGTACGACCCGAATGACCAGGCGGATAACATGAAGAAGTACGGTGGCTTCATTCCAGGCATTCGTCCTGGCCGGCCAACCGCGGAGTACTTGGGTTATGTCATGACCCGCCTGCTGGTTGTCGGCTCGGTTTACCTGGGTGTGATTGCCATCCTGCCGAACATCCTGATTAACATGGGAGTACAGGCTACAAACGCTGCCAATGGATCCATGCCATTCGGCGGTACGGCGATCTTGATTCTGGTTTCCGTTTCTTTGACGACGGTGAAGCAGATCGAGTCCCAGCTCATGCAAGCTAACTACGAAGGATTCCTCAAATGA
- the map gene encoding type I methionyl aminopeptidase codes for MGFRKKNKTIPAKTPEQLDAMQAAGEIVGRALQAVRNAAKPGMTTLDLDAIAEETIRSAGAIPTFKGYEGFPGSICSSVNDMIVHGIPSANVVLREGDLVSVDCGATYQGWVGDSAWTFGIGEISEEARKLNDATEWVLSEGIKAMVPGNRLTDVSWALEEATRKAEQKFGVDLYIVDGYGGHGIGQTMHEDPYLANEGKPGRGPLIQEGSVLAIEPMLALGTEYSVVLDDNWGVVTEDGSWASHWEHTVAATASGPRILTPRL; via the coding sequence GTGGGTTTCCGCAAGAAGAACAAGACGATTCCGGCGAAAACACCGGAACAACTCGACGCTATGCAGGCAGCCGGTGAAATCGTGGGGCGTGCTCTCCAAGCGGTGCGCAACGCAGCCAAGCCTGGAATGACGACGCTCGACCTGGATGCGATTGCGGAGGAGACGATCCGCAGCGCCGGCGCCATTCCTACTTTCAAGGGCTACGAGGGCTTCCCGGGTTCTATTTGCTCCAGCGTGAACGACATGATTGTGCACGGCATCCCCAGCGCAAATGTGGTTCTCAGGGAAGGGGACCTTGTTTCCGTCGATTGTGGTGCCACCTACCAGGGGTGGGTAGGTGATAGCGCCTGGACCTTCGGCATCGGCGAGATCTCCGAGGAAGCGCGAAAGCTCAATGATGCAACGGAATGGGTTCTATCCGAGGGAATCAAGGCGATGGTTCCGGGTAATCGCCTCACGGACGTCTCCTGGGCGCTCGAGGAAGCAACCCGCAAGGCAGAGCAGAAGTTTGGGGTAGACCTCTACATTGTGGATGGATACGGTGGGCATGGGATCGGGCAGACAATGCACGAAGATCCCTACCTGGCGAATGAGGGAAAGCCCGGCCGTGGTCCGCTGATTCAGGAGGGCTCCGTGCTGGCGATCGAACCGATGCTCGCACTCGGTACGGAATACTCTGTGGTGCTCGACGACAACTGGGGCGTGGTAACCGAGGACGGTTCCTGGGCTTCGCACTGGGAGCACACGGTCGCGGCAACTGCATCGGGGCCGAGGATCCTGACGCCAAGGTTGTAG